A single window of Plasmodium reichenowi strain SY57 chromosome 14, whole genome shotgun sequence DNA harbors:
- a CDS encoding hypothetical protein (conserved Plasmodium protein, unknown function), with the protein MKINKSLLFIFHILILFYQIYMVLSSSVRKDEMNIMDFFPSNSLLYPLDFQKNWQASEPIPLNIHYSVPAYGDKDMLNSLEYHNDLEIYNNEKEEIKRRIISEQKRMEDNLWNKIQLLKIKQKRIENHNYLR; encoded by the exons atgaagattAATAAAAGTCTTTTGTTTATATTCCACATCctaattttattttatcaa ATTTATATGGTTTTATCAAGTAGTGTGAGAAAGGATGAAATGAATATTATGGATTTTTTCCCTAgtaattctttattatatccaTTGGACTTTCAAAAAAATTGGCAAGCATCCGAACCTATCCcattaaatatacattatagTGTTCc agCATATGGGGATAAGGATATGCTTAATTCTTTAGAGTATCACAATGatttagaaatatataataacgAAAAA GAGGAAATCAAACGAAGAATCATAAGCGAACAGAAAAGGATGGAGGATAATCTATGGAATAAAATTCAACTTCtgaaaataaaacaaaa GAGAATCGAGAACCACAATTATttaagataa
- a CDS encoding lysine--tRNA ligase, putative, translating to MKKKKRPYIILLFLLFPLNIFLSFSFIRYNSISFKNNQSNKNNFFFVPNECIGTICNNRKKKKHFSLYNHGKEFHERVKKLHILSDALNIDAYPSSFIKRNIKIDDLKKKFEHLKDGERDDKIYVIYGRVTIKRNNGMFMNIQDDEANIQIYLDEDLPIKGKKNDNKKINNNKIEEAPNKYHIENNIVSSISSKNNKTNNSDYVIKDQSYNEKYETYNNQIMARKIIELGDFVAVKGFVRKTLRGEITLHVKDIYMLSKSLLPLPDKYKGMKDVEYKYRKRYLDFLTNNDQKEKIKTRYDIIQEIRKYLLKRNFLEVDTPILQLIPGGATAKPFETYLKSLNLILYLRISPELFLKKLIVSGISEQIFELSKCFRNEGLSSIHNPEFTMLEIYKSYTNYKYMMNFVEKIIKHLFKKFPYLSNINSSNSNTKEKKENINMNNKWKKISFIKILKDYTSINFLKLSFDEAYDEANKLNIHFDQPKQQLNWGLIVEEVFKKKVEPYLPHEPIHIYHLPSDTSPLAKTLNKNSRLSERFETYIGQMEIANGYSEEANALIQEKKFLSQFALKNMIKTNEKNVGIPTTFSDDQYKSNHNETDQSIKEVPNKENTTNIYDENKKSDNNQIDYDYVTALAHGLPPTGGLGIGIDRLCMLFTNTNTIKNIVSFPIIKPHGKD from the coding sequence atgaaaaagaagaaaaggccatatataattctcctatttttattgttcccattaaatatttttttgtcCTTTTCATTTATTCGTTATAATTCCatatcatttaaaaataatcaaagtaataaaaataattttttttttgttccAAATGAGTGTATAGGTACAATATGTAATAAcaggaaaaaaaaaaaacatttttcCTTGTATAATCATGGAAAAGAATTTCATGAAAGAGTAAAGaaattacatattttatcaGATGCTTTAAATATTGATGCTTATCCATCctcttttataaaaagaaatataaagatagatgatctaaaaaaaaaattcgAACATTTAAAAGATGGAGAAAGggatgataaaatatatgtaatatatgGCAGAGTAACCATTAAACGAAATAATGGTATGTTTATGAACATACAAGATGACGAAGcaaatatacaaatatatttagatGAAGATTTACCTATcaaaggaaaaaaaaatgataataaaaagataaataataataaaatagaagaagcaccaaataaatatcataTCGAAAACAATATCGTTTCGTCCATTTCAtctaaaaataataaaacaaataacAGTGATTATGTGATAAAAGATCAAAGTTAcaatgaaaaatatgagacatataataatcaaatAATGGCAAGGAAAATTATTGAACTTGGTGATTTTGTAGCTGTTAAAGGCTTTGTTCGAAAAACTCTAAGAGGTGAAATAACATTACACGTCAAAGATATTTATATGCTTAGCAAATCTTTATTACCATTACCAGATAAGTACAAAGGAATGAAAGATGtagaatataaatatagaaaGCGATACTTAGATTTTTTAACTAACAACGATCAAAAagagaaaataaaaacacgatatgatataatccaagaaataagaaaatatttattaaaacgTAATTTTCTTGAAGTGGATACACCTATATTACAATTAATACCAGGAGGAGCTACAGCGAAACCATTTGaaacatatttaaaatctctaaatttaatattgtATTTACGTATATCTCcagaattatttttaaaaaaattaattgtAAGTGGCATCTCAGAACAAATATTTGAATTAAGTAAATGTTTTCGTAATGAAGGTTTAAGTTCTATACATAATCCAGAATTTACCATgttagaaatatataaatcctatactaattataaatatatgatgaattttgttgaaaaaataataaaacacctttttaaaaaattccCTTATCTTTCAAATATTAATTCATCAAATTCAAAcacaaaagaaaaaaaagaaaatattaatatgaacaataagtggaaaaaaatatcattCATTAAAATACTAAAAGATTATACAtcaattaattttttaaagcTCTCATTTGATGAAGCATATGATGAAGCCAATAAATTAAACATACATTTTGATCAACCAAAACAACAATTAAATTGGGGCTTAATTGTAGAAGAAgttttcaaaaaaaaagttgAACCATATTTACCACATGAACctatacatatatatcacTTACCATCTGATACATCACCACTAGCCAAAACGTTAAACAAAAACAGTAGATTATCCGAAAGATTTGAAACATATATAGGACAAATGGAAATAGCTAATGGATATTCTGAAGAAGCTAATGCTTTAATAcaggaaaaaaaattcctTTCTCAATTTGCcttgaaaaatatgattaaaacaaatgaaaaaaatgtggGTATTCCTACAACGTTTTCTGATGATCAATATAAAAGTAATCATAATGAAACTGATCAAAGCATTAAGGAAGTACctaataaagaaaatacaactaacatatatgatgaaaataaaaagagtGATAATAATCAAATAGATTATGATTATGTAACAGCTTTGGCTCATGGATTACCACCAACAGGAGGACTAGGAATAGGTATAGACCGTTTGTGTATGTTATTTACGAATACAAATACgattaaaaatattgtatCGTTTCCAATCATAAAACCACATGGGAAAGATTAA
- a CDS encoding prefoldin subunit 2, putative, whose product METKSNVESPNIMEPKESKLTYEQIEKDRVQLVSKIEELYQDVVEHKLVLEALENVPSDRRCYRMVGEVLVERTVGEIKPALLDHKNKVEQVIAECQKQLDQKNNEISNFIKSAKAGNLPGGIINGNPSEDTNNLNDKEKKSDGIIF is encoded by the exons atggaaaCTAAGAGTAATGTTGAATCACCTAATATAATGGAACCAAAAGAATCTAAATTAACATATGAACAAATTGAAAAAGATAGAGTTCAGTTAGTTTCAAAAATAGAAGAATTATATCAAGATGTAGTTGAACACAA ATTAGTGCTTGAAGCGTTGGAAAATGTACCATCAGATAGAAGGTGCTACAGAATGGTTGGAGAAGTTTTAGTTGAAAGAACAGTCGGGGAAATTAAGCCAGCTTTGTTGGACCATAAAAATaag GTTGAACAGGTTATAGCTGAATGTCAAAAACAATTAGACCAAAagaataatgaaatatcaaattttataaaaag tGCTAAGGCGGGAAATCTTCCAGGCGGTATCATAAACGGAAATCCGTCTGAAGATACcaataatttaaatgataaagaaaaaaaatcagacggtattatattttaa
- a CDS encoding hypothetical protein (conserved Plasmodium protein, unknown function) — protein sequence MSIPFHSSCFSKAPKYAIKQVHENIGIPVFHKTPKIVEIPEIREITKFVESVKVVDVPIEQVRIVPKLKVREVEKIRHVPGPIEYIDIPQERIIHKVYKEIREKIHEIPQIEDIEIEVPIYVPTPIGPPKDIHVNIPLPYNIPQFYYTPDNQYSHIIPCDILPHGTQMPDINLEEKSINDYSEDKNICMTHNDNIIHSNKRMEYNKNENNIGNNNTFDNNMNDKNIYDCNIFDNTTYYNNTNDNNIYDDNTYGNNMYDNITTYYEDQDNNIHSKEKDKYINNNYNNKYINDYYKTTPTKGILKKENISTSPGIKEQYYYSYSKRNGKNAAKVHHYDKDTYDDMSTWDNYAENMNYIYEDDENEYKNRKKRVTELIVKKKK from the coding sequence atgtcTATTCCTTTTCATTCTTCATGCTTTTCCAAAGCTCCTAAATATGCTATAAAACAAGTTCATGAAAATATAGGAATTCCTGTATTCCACAAAACTCCTAAAATTGTAGAAATCCCTGAAATTCGTGAAATTACAAAATTTGTAGAGTCTGTAAAGGTAGTTGATGTACCAATTGAACAAGTTCGTATTGTTCCCAAATTGAAAGTAAGAGAAGTTGAAAAAATTAGGCATGTTCCAGGTCCAATAgaatatattgatatacCACAAGAACGTATAATACACAAGGTATACAAAGAGATAAGAGAAAAAATTCATGAAATACCACAGATTGAGGATATAGAAATTGAGGTACCCATTTATGTTCCTACTCCTATAGGTCCTCCAAAAGATATTCATGTGAATATTCCATTACCTTACAATATTCCCCAATTTTATTACACACCTGACAACCAATATTCACATATAATACCATGTGACATACTTCCACATGGAACACAAATGCCCGATATAAACTTGGAGGAAAAATCAATTAATGATTATTCTGAGgacaaaaatatttgtatgacacataatgataatataatacattcaaataaaagaatggaatataataaaaatgagaataatataggcaataataatacttttgataataatatgaatgacaaaaatatatatgattgtaatatatttgataatACAACCTATTATAACAATACCAATGACAATAATATCTATGATGATAATACCTATGGCaataatatgtatgataatattactACATATTACGAAGATCaggataataatattcacTCAAAGGAAAAAgacaaatatattaataataattataataataagtaTATTAATGATTATTACAAAACCACTCCTACTAAAggtatattaaaaaaggaaaatatttCAACATCACCCGGGATAAAGgaacaatattattattcttattcAAAACGTAATGGTAAAAATGCAGCAAAAGTTCACCATTATGATAAAGATACATATGATGATATGAGTACTTGGGACAATTACGCggaaaatatgaattatatatatgaagatgatgaaaatgaatataaaaatcgTAAGAAACGTGTAACAGAACTtattgttaaaaaaaaaaaataa
- a CDS encoding hypothetical protein (conserved Plasmodium protein, unknown function): MKFNVKNNLEEQIKSINNNNIPYKYYNPPNNINIHNYLCDKSIKYKCPSSSYLSLNELLKFVDSINNVKDEKINYMYPSVEYVKAELKGRMPIQNEKYQEENNISENNLNNRILRNEKITFRQPESYHYDEHIQKVSHPNNDDMKNINNHNNEDKKNPQEVYHINSSLKENLSLKQEITHSPKKSVPSQPPTQHNIILHNLLQCRTNLSKLHNINDPEKLISTKNIKLLSLHRPYTIEDIKNLNLTGFGEDKIKKYGYEILKVFHSSYQDKYN; encoded by the coding sequence atgaagttTAATGTTAAAAACAATCTTGAGGAACAAATAAAGTccataaataataataatataccaTATAAATACTATAATCCACccaataatataaatattcataacTATTTATGTGATAAGAGTATAAAATACAAGTGTCCGTCTAGTTCATATTTAAGCCTTAATGAATTGTTAAAATTTGTTGAcagtataaataatgtaaagGATGagaaaattaattatatgtatccAAGTGTGGAATATGTGAAAGCTGAACTAAAGGGACGAATGCCaatacaaaatgaaaaatatcaagaagaaaataatatatctgagaataatttaaataatagaattttaagaaatgaaaaaattacCTTTCGTCAACCGGAAAGTTATCACTATGATGAACATATACAAAAGGTTAGTCATCcaaataatgatgatatgaaaaatattaataatcataataatgaagaCAAAAAAAATCCCCAAGAGgtatatcatataaatagtagtttaaaagaaaatttaaGCCTAAAACAAGAGATTACACATTCACCAAAAAAAAGTGTTCCCTCACAACCCCCTACTcaacataatattatattacacAATTTATTACAATGTCGAACTAATTTATCAAAGTTGCATAATATTAACGATCctgaaaaattaattagTACTAAAAATATCAAACTTCTTTCTTTACATCGTCCTTATACTATTGaggatataaaaaatttaaatcTAACTGGATTTGGtgaagataaaataaaaaaatatggataTGAAATTTTAAAAGTTTTTCATTCTAGTTATCaggataaatataattaa